The Plectropomus leopardus isolate mb chromosome 15, YSFRI_Pleo_2.0, whole genome shotgun sequence genome has a segment encoding these proteins:
- the btbd3b gene encoding BTB/POZ domain-containing protein 3, protein MVDAKGRNMKCLTFFLMLPESVKSKSSKSSKKGNASGSSKLPPVCYEIITLRSKKKKKMAADIFPTKKPASTTTVQQYQQQNLNNNNTIQNCNWQGLYSTIRERNSVMFNNELMADVHFVVGQPGRTQRLPGHRYVLAVGSSVFHAMFYGELAENNDEIHIPDVEPPAFLAMLKYIYCDEIDLSADTVLATLYAAKKYIVPHLARACVNFLETSLSAKNACVLLSQSCLFEEPELTQRCWEVIDAQAELALRSEGFCDIDAQTLESILQRETLNAKEIVVFEAALNWAEAECQRQDLNSSTDNRRKVLGKAMYLIRIPTMALDDFANGAAQSGVLTLNETNDIFLWYTAAKKPELQFVSMPRKGLTPQRCHRFQSCAYRSNQWRYRGRCDSIQFAVDKRVFIAGFGLYGSSCGSAEYSAKIELKRQGVLLGQNLSKYFSDGSSNTFPVWFEYPVQIEPDTFYTASVVLDGNELSYFGQEGMTEVQCGKVTFQFQCSSDSTNGTGVQGGQIPELIFYA, encoded by the exons ATGGTCGATGCCAAGGGAAGGAACATGAAATGTCTGACTTTCTTCTTAATGCTTCCCGAGTCAGTGAAAAGCAAGTCAAGTAAAAGCTCCAAGAAAGGGAATGCCAGTGGCAGCTCCAAGCTGCCCCCTGTCTGTTATGAGATAATCACTCTGAGgagcaagaagaagaagaagatggcaGCGGACATTTTTCCCACCAAAAAGCCAGCGTCCACCACCACAGTGCAACAGTACCAGCAGCAGaacctcaacaacaacaacaccataCAGAACTGTAACTGGCAAGGACTTTACTCCACTATAAGAGAAAG GAATTCAGTAATgttcaacaatgagctgatggCAGATGTTCACTTTGTGGTGGGTCAGCCTGGAAGGACTCAGCGGCTGCCAGGACACAGA TATGTTTTGGCAGTGGGCAGCTCAGTGTTTCACGCCATGTTTTATGGTGAACTGGCAGAGAACAATGATGAAATCCATATTCCAGATGTGGAACCACCAGCATTTCTGGCAATGCTGAA GTACATTTACTGTGACGAGATTGACCTGAGCGCTGACACAGTGTTGGCTACTCTTTATGCTGCCAAGAAGTACATTGTCCCTCACCTGGCACGTGCCTGCGTCAACTTCCTGGAGACTAGCCTGAGTGCCAAGAATGCCTGCGTGTTACTCTCCCAAAGCTGCCTGTTCGAGGAGCCAGAGCTGACACAGCGCTGCTGGGAGGTGATTGATGCCCAGGCCGAGCTGGCGTTACGCTCGGAGGGCTTCTGCGACATCGACGCCCAGACCCTGGAGAGTATCCTACAGCGAGAGACACTCAATGCTAAAGAGATAGTGGTGTTTGAGGCAGCGCTCAACTGGGCTGAAGCTGAGTGCCAGAGACAGGACCTCAACTCGTCGACTGACAACAGGCGTAAGGTTTTGGGTAAGGCCATGTACCTGATACGAATCCCTACAATGGCGCTGGATGATTTTGCCAATGGAGCAGCCCAGTCGGGCGTGTTGACGCTTAATGAGACCAATGACATCTTCCTGTGGTACACAGCAGCCAAGAAGCCTGAGCTGCAGTTTGTCAGCATGCCTAGGAAGGGCCTGACACCCCAGCGCTGCCACAGATTTCAGTCCTGTGCCTACCGAAGCAATCAGTGGCGTTACCGGGGCCGCTGTGACAGTATACAGTTCGCAGTGGATAAAAGAGTTTTCATCGCTGGCTTTGGACTGTACGGATCTAGCTGTGGCTCAGCAGAGTACAGTGCCAAGATTGAGTTGAAACGTCAGGGAGTACTGCTGGGACAAAACCTCAGCAAATACTTCTCTGATGGTTCCAGCAACACCTTCCCAGTATGGTTTGAGTATCCTGTCCAGATCGAGCCTGACACTTTCTACACTGCCAGCGTGGTTCTGGATGGGAATGAGCTCAGCTACTTTGGACAGGAAGGGATGACGGAGGTGCAGTGTGGGAAGGTGACATTTCAGTTCCAGTGCTCCTCCGATAGCACTAATGGCACTGGGGTGCAGGGGGGACAGATTCCTGAACTCATCTTCTATGCTTGA